From Streptomyces sp. TLI_053, a single genomic window includes:
- a CDS encoding helix-turn-helix domain-containing protein codes for MLKNVVAVVMEEVHPFELGVACEVFGLDRTEDGLPGYDFAIAGARPGPHRTHAGFTIDVPHGPERIAAADLVVVTATTISREYPEPLLEALRAAHARGARVLSICSGAFVVGAAGLLDGRRSTTHWRYSAELAARYPRTTVEPDVLYVDDDPVITSAGTAAGIDACLHLVRRVQGAEVARGIARRMVVAPHREGGQAQFVYRPLPEGDGDSLAPLLDWMRHHLDEESTVEQLAGRVHMSPRTFARRFHQETGTTPHRWLIGQRLLLAQRLLESTSEPVDTIAARCGFGNAATLRHHFGRRLGTTPLAYRRCFAEPAARVAVRA; via the coding sequence ATGCTCAAGAACGTGGTCGCGGTCGTGATGGAAGAGGTCCACCCCTTCGAGCTCGGGGTGGCCTGCGAGGTGTTCGGCCTGGACCGGACCGAGGACGGACTGCCCGGCTACGACTTCGCGATCGCCGGCGCCCGCCCCGGCCCGCACCGCACCCATGCCGGCTTCACCATCGACGTCCCGCACGGCCCCGAGCGGATCGCCGCCGCCGACCTGGTGGTGGTCACGGCCACCACCATCAGCCGGGAGTACCCGGAACCGCTGCTGGAGGCACTGCGGGCGGCCCACGCCCGCGGCGCCCGGGTGCTGTCCATCTGCAGCGGCGCGTTCGTGGTCGGCGCCGCCGGACTGCTGGACGGCCGCCGCTCCACCACGCACTGGCGGTACAGCGCCGAACTCGCCGCCCGCTACCCGCGGACCACCGTCGAGCCGGACGTCCTGTACGTGGACGACGACCCGGTGATCACCTCCGCCGGTACCGCGGCCGGCATCGACGCCTGTCTGCACCTGGTCCGCCGGGTGCAGGGCGCCGAGGTGGCCCGGGGCATCGCCCGCCGGATGGTGGTGGCCCCGCACCGGGAGGGCGGGCAGGCCCAGTTCGTCTACCGGCCGCTGCCGGAGGGGGACGGCGATTCACTGGCCCCGCTGCTCGACTGGATGCGCCACCACCTGGACGAGGAGTCGACCGTCGAGCAGCTGGCCGGACGGGTCCACATGTCGCCGCGCACCTTCGCCCGGCGCTTCCACCAGGAGACCGGCACCACCCCGCACCGCTGGCTGATCGGCCAGCGGCTGCTGCTCGCCCAGCGGCTGCTGGAGTCGACCAGCGAGCCGGTGGACACGATCGCCGCCCGCTGCGGCTTCGGAAACGCGGCCACCCTGCGGCACCACTTCGGCCGCCGGCTGGGCACCACGCCGCTGGCCTACCGGCGCTGCTTCGCCGAGCCCGCCGCCCGGGTCGCCGTCCGGGCCTGA
- a CDS encoding GNAT family N-acetyltransferase produces MDIVIRPARPEEFEEAGRITVEAFVGDGHTAPDGDYVHRLRDAARRAAEAELLVAVDPATGTVLGCVTFAVGGTTWADIATPEEGEIRMLATAAAARGRGVGEALVRAALARSRELGLAGMAFSTQPAMTTAHRIYQRVGFVRAPGRDWSPVPGVDLMVYSMVF; encoded by the coding sequence ATGGACATCGTCATCCGCCCGGCCCGGCCCGAGGAGTTCGAGGAAGCCGGCCGCATAACCGTCGAGGCCTTCGTCGGCGACGGCCACACCGCACCCGACGGCGACTACGTCCACCGGCTGCGCGACGCGGCCCGCCGGGCCGCGGAGGCCGAACTCCTGGTCGCGGTCGACCCGGCCACCGGCACCGTCCTCGGCTGCGTCACCTTCGCGGTCGGCGGCACCACCTGGGCGGACATCGCCACCCCGGAGGAGGGCGAGATCCGGATGCTGGCCACCGCGGCGGCCGCCCGCGGGCGCGGCGTCGGCGAGGCACTGGTCCGCGCCGCGCTCGCCCGCAGCCGCGAACTCGGTCTGGCCGGGATGGCGTTCTCCACCCAGCCGGCGATGACCACCGCCCACCGGATCTACCAGCGGGTCGGCTTCGTCCGCGCCCCCGGGCGGGACTGGTCTCCGGTGCCGGGCGTCGATCTGATGGTCTACAGCATGGTGTTCTGA
- a CDS encoding DUF2510 domain-containing protein, producing the protein MTTGNTPAGWYDDPSGQPNTERWWDGSAWSGRTRPKSAADAATVGSGTGGAPGQGVPGAFGPAPSVAATPTVVTPAAAPAAPQPFTPTSVVFETVEPNTGRRKLLLGVGAVLLSVVMAGAGYVVGHRSADKGTDSPQAGGSASPTSTADPKSPNGFMGATLTGGQQFPGGKQVTGQESKMNFLLPADWQVQSDAKNPTDVRYAVSPYACVGHGSGACTRGLVVQNLRVFNGGWADPKSMVLGMGQLLYNTRFGSDAPAPPEPLKQSAVKIQGMDGYLALWHVPMSSGSSTPDAYCGVLEVTPAAGATTVPVLQICLDQAPEAPALTLMDQIANSVKITP; encoded by the coding sequence ATGACGACGGGGAACACGCCGGCTGGCTGGTACGACGATCCTTCCGGCCAGCCCAATACGGAACGCTGGTGGGACGGTTCCGCGTGGAGCGGCCGCACCCGGCCCAAGTCCGCGGCCGACGCCGCGACGGTGGGCTCCGGGACCGGCGGCGCCCCGGGCCAGGGCGTGCCGGGCGCGTTCGGCCCCGCCCCCTCGGTCGCCGCGACGCCCACGGTGGTCACACCCGCCGCCGCGCCGGCCGCGCCGCAGCCGTTCACGCCGACCTCCGTCGTGTTCGAGACCGTCGAGCCCAACACCGGCCGCCGCAAGCTGCTGCTCGGTGTCGGCGCCGTCCTGCTCTCCGTGGTCATGGCGGGCGCCGGCTACGTCGTCGGCCACCGGAGCGCCGACAAGGGCACCGACTCCCCGCAGGCCGGCGGCAGCGCGAGCCCCACCAGCACCGCCGACCCCAAGAGCCCCAACGGCTTCATGGGCGCCACCCTGACCGGAGGTCAGCAGTTCCCCGGCGGGAAGCAGGTGACCGGCCAGGAGTCGAAGATGAACTTCCTGCTGCCGGCCGACTGGCAGGTCCAGAGCGACGCCAAGAACCCCACCGACGTGCGTTACGCGGTCTCCCCGTACGCCTGCGTCGGCCACGGCAGCGGCGCCTGCACCCGCGGCCTGGTGGTCCAGAACCTCCGGGTGTTCAACGGCGGCTGGGCCGACCCGAAGTCCATGGTCCTCGGCATGGGCCAGCTGCTCTACAACACCCGCTTCGGCTCCGACGCGCCCGCGCCGCCCGAGCCGCTGAAGCAGTCCGCCGTCAAGATCCAGGGCATGGACGGCTACCTGGCGCTCTGGCACGTGCCGATGTCCAGCGGCTCCTCGACGCCCGACGCCTACTGCGGCGTCCTCGAGGTGACCCCGGCGGCCGGTGCCACCACCGTGCCGGTGCTGCAGATCTGCCTCGACCAGGCCCCCGAGGCACCGGCCCTGACGCTGATGGACCAGATCGCCAACTCGGTGAAGATCACCCCCTGA
- a CDS encoding glycosyltransferase family 2 protein, producing the protein MDSTDERTTHTGGRRGRGRHSRLLPEAPHERRATRSQSRNASARRNYLACAEATGPLRDGEGVDTVRYRTVSSPGVKVVLTLLVALNAVAGLVFVGWLLLPSHIPGPGVGWSPDWRINVARLCFCAVVTVELVRLVQNLAVWVFAFRAKDPIPVTAPPGLKVAVLTTIVPSKEPIEIVEQTLAAMLEIEYDGEVDVWILDEGDDDRVKAMAARLGVHHFSRKGRPEYNRAEGEFRAKTKSGNHNSWRAEHEHKYDVVAQMDPDHVPLACFLERTLGYFRDPDTAFVVAPQVYGNMYDNWVAHGASVQQYLFSGLVERGGNGMDAPLLIGTNHLYRPAAWQQIGGYQDSIIEDHLTSMRVQATENPATGRRWKGVYTPDVLAVGEGPTSWTDYFNQQKRWAFGIWEILLKTRLRKGIRLRTRQRVLYGLVQFYYPSVAVTTVLGSLATGVYLACGITSIQLDTVLWASLWGASMGSWFLLWLWLRRFNLAAHERREIGMAGMGLALFAGPVYLAAAIAALLRRPLAYAVTAKGDLRSAERLSTFRLHLLWAAVAAGLLAASFTLHHGIWLLRFWAGLSMFTGIAPPVISVVSARRIARAERRAAAGLPAPRRAAEAAEADGADDRAADETNDEAEPVGPDRHGTAARGPGTDPERELAGLLEPAPAGGGRKGGR; encoded by the coding sequence GTGGACTCCACCGACGAACGGACGACGCACACCGGCGGCCGGCGCGGACGAGGACGCCACAGCAGACTCCTCCCCGAGGCCCCGCACGAGCGGCGGGCGACCCGCAGCCAGTCCCGCAACGCCTCGGCCCGGCGCAACTACCTGGCCTGCGCCGAGGCCACCGGCCCGCTGCGGGACGGCGAGGGCGTCGACACGGTCCGCTACCGCACCGTCTCCTCCCCCGGCGTCAAGGTCGTGCTGACCCTGCTGGTCGCCCTGAACGCGGTGGCCGGCCTGGTGTTCGTCGGCTGGCTGCTGCTGCCCTCGCACATACCCGGGCCGGGCGTCGGCTGGTCCCCGGACTGGCGGATCAACGTCGCCCGGCTCTGCTTCTGCGCCGTGGTCACCGTCGAACTGGTGCGGCTCGTCCAGAACCTCGCGGTCTGGGTGTTCGCCTTCCGCGCCAAGGACCCGATACCCGTCACGGCCCCGCCCGGCCTCAAGGTCGCGGTGCTCACCACCATCGTGCCGTCCAAGGAGCCGATCGAGATCGTCGAGCAGACCCTCGCGGCCATGCTGGAGATCGAGTACGACGGCGAGGTCGACGTCTGGATCCTCGACGAGGGCGACGACGACCGGGTGAAGGCGATGGCCGCCCGGCTCGGCGTGCACCACTTCAGCCGCAAGGGCCGGCCCGAGTACAACCGGGCCGAGGGCGAGTTCCGGGCGAAGACCAAGTCCGGCAACCACAACTCCTGGCGGGCCGAGCACGAGCACAAGTACGACGTGGTGGCCCAGATGGACCCGGACCACGTCCCCCTGGCGTGCTTCCTGGAACGCACCCTCGGCTACTTCCGCGACCCCGACACCGCCTTCGTGGTCGCCCCCCAGGTGTACGGCAACATGTACGACAACTGGGTCGCGCACGGCGCCTCCGTGCAGCAGTACCTCTTCTCCGGCCTGGTCGAGCGCGGCGGCAACGGCATGGACGCCCCGCTGCTGATCGGCACCAACCACCTCTACCGGCCCGCCGCCTGGCAGCAGATCGGCGGCTACCAGGACTCGATCATCGAGGACCACCTGACCAGCATGCGGGTGCAGGCCACCGAGAACCCGGCCACCGGACGCCGCTGGAAGGGCGTCTACACCCCCGACGTGCTGGCCGTGGGCGAGGGCCCGACCTCCTGGACCGACTACTTCAACCAGCAGAAGCGCTGGGCGTTCGGCATCTGGGAGATCCTGCTGAAGACCCGGCTGCGCAAGGGCATCCGGCTGCGGACGCGCCAGCGGGTGCTGTACGGGCTGGTCCAGTTCTACTACCCCAGCGTGGCCGTGACCACCGTCCTGGGCAGCCTCGCCACCGGTGTCTACCTGGCCTGCGGGATCACCTCGATCCAGCTCGACACCGTGCTCTGGGCCTCGCTCTGGGGTGCCAGCATGGGCAGCTGGTTCCTGCTCTGGCTCTGGCTGCGGCGCTTCAACCTGGCCGCCCACGAGCGGCGCGAGATCGGCATGGCCGGCATGGGCCTGGCCCTGTTCGCCGGACCGGTGTACCTCGCGGCCGCGATCGCCGCGCTGCTGCGCCGCCCGCTGGCCTACGCGGTGACCGCCAAGGGCGACCTGCGCAGTGCCGAGCGGCTGTCGACCTTCCGGCTGCACCTGCTGTGGGCCGCGGTCGCGGCCGGACTGCTCGCCGCGAGCTTCACCCTGCACCACGGCATCTGGCTGCTGCGGTTCTGGGCCGGCCTCAGCATGTTCACCGGCATCGCGCCGCCGGTCATCTCCGTCGTCAGCGCGCGCCGGATCGCCCGGGCCGAGCGCCGGGCCGCCGCCGGGCTGCCCGCCCCGCGCCGCGCCGCCGAGGCCGCCGAGGCCGACGGCGCCGACGACCGTGCCGCGGACGAGACGAACGACGAGGCCGAACCGGTCGGACCCGACAGGCACGGAACAGCCGCGAGAGGCCCCGGGACGGACCCCGAGCGGGAACTCGCGGGGCTGCTGGAGCCGGCCCCGGCCGGCGGCGGCCGGAAGGGCGGTCGCTGA